The Bacteroidota bacterium genome has a window encoding:
- a CDS encoding tetratricopeptide repeat protein gives MGRKLVLWLIVLTLTTGVKANIDSLKKVLGTPMPDSSLTNTYLSLGKAYMNISPDSALTYVLMAYENAKKANDLEKLASAANITGVVYLNKGQYDKALLYHLEASKLFEKTGNKRGVSFSYNNIGSVNFHTGKYDEALTYYKKSLALKLELNLEKEVSSTYVNLGNIFMKKNAYDSCIYYYLQALGNSRKNKDLYNESVSLMNLGEVYYDTKNYPMALNYYHEALAINEARNDLYHQANCYYAMGKIYTETKLYGQAETNLKKAYSIASKGDMKPMMMNIFSFFSKLYEATGDAQQALAYYKKYHALNDTLFNIEKANRIEELKAGYESELKDQKIKELNLDMLMAEQSAKQNKLFRNLLIVAFLLAGVTIGVLYRNIRLKQKTNRLLLEKNKQIEVHQQEIEEKNQALARYNKELMTENISVKYEVLKSKINPHFLFNSLSTLSTLIIKDQRTAIDFVGRFSKLYRSILKSGDNKVVSLAEELEIAGHYLYMQKMRFGTNLSVEINVPQTMMRNCVPPFTLQLLIENAIKHNIISEENSLSIEIKYEAGNIVISNNLQVKPLKEPSTGIGLQNITDRYRLLETQPPVFGVENGYYVARIPLLKPEFAA, from the coding sequence ATGGGCAGGAAGTTAGTTTTATGGCTTATTGTTTTAACCCTTACCACTGGGGTAAAAGCAAATATTGACAGCCTGAAAAAGGTATTGGGTACCCCAATGCCTGATTCTTCGCTTACCAATACTTATTTATCGTTGGGCAAGGCGTACATGAACATTAGCCCCGATAGCGCATTAACCTATGTTTTGATGGCCTATGAAAATGCCAAAAAGGCCAACGACCTTGAGAAGCTGGCGAGCGCTGCAAACATTACAGGTGTTGTTTACTTAAACAAAGGCCAATACGACAAAGCTCTTTTGTACCATCTTGAGGCATCAAAATTGTTTGAAAAAACCGGTAACAAGCGCGGTGTATCGTTCAGTTACAACAACATTGGTTCTGTAAATTTTCACACGGGCAAATACGACGAGGCATTAACGTATTACAAAAAATCACTCGCTCTTAAACTTGAGCTTAATCTGGAAAAAGAGGTAAGCAGTACGTATGTGAACCTTGGCAATATTTTCATGAAAAAGAATGCTTACGATAGTTGTATTTACTACTATTTGCAGGCACTGGGGAACTCACGAAAAAACAAAGACTTGTACAACGAATCGGTATCGTTGATGAATTTGGGCGAGGTTTACTACGACACTAAGAACTACCCGATGGCTTTGAATTATTACCACGAAGCACTGGCAATAAATGAAGCTCGCAACGATTTGTACCATCAAGCCAATTGCTATTACGCAATGGGCAAAATATATACTGAAACAAAGTTGTACGGGCAGGCTGAAACAAACTTGAAAAAGGCATACAGCATAGCATCAAAGGGGGATATGAAACCCATGATGATGAACATTTTTTCATTCTTTTCAAAACTGTATGAGGCTACGGGTGATGCCCAGCAAGCATTGGCATACTACAAAAAATACCACGCCCTTAACGATACGCTTTTCAATATTGAAAAGGCAAACCGTATTGAGGAATTGAAAGCAGGCTATGAAAGCGAACTAAAAGACCAAAAAATTAAGGAGTTAAACCTTGATATGCTAATGGCCGAGCAAAGTGCTAAGCAAAACAAACTGTTTAGAAACCTGCTGATTGTTGCATTTCTTTTGGCCGGAGTTACCATTGGGGTTTTGTACCGAAACATCAGATTGAAGCAAAAAACCAACCGCTTGTTGCTTGAAAAAAACAAGCAAATTGAGGTGCATCAACAGGAAATTGAAGAGAAAAACCAAGCCCTTGCCCGCTATAACAAAGAGTTGATGACCGAAAACATCAGTGTGAAGTATGAGGTATTGAAAAGCAAAATAAACCCTCACTTCCTGTTCAACTCTTTAAGCACACTTTCAACACTAATCATCAAAGACCAACGAACAGCCATAGATTTTGTGGGACGGTTTTCTAAACTATACCGCAGCATACTAAAATCAGGCGATAACAAAGTGGTTTCGCTGGCAGAAGAACTGGAAATAGCCGGCCATTATTTGTACATGCAAAAAATGCGGTTTGGAACAAACTTATCTGTAGAGATTAATGTGCCCCAAACTATGATGCGTAACTGTGTTCCGCCTTTTACGCTGCAATTATTGATAGAGAATGCGATTAAACACAATATTATCTCAGAAGAAAACAGTTTATCTATTGAGATAAAATATGAAGCTGGAAATATTGTAATAAGTAATAACTTGCAGGTGAAACCCCTGAAAGAACCATCAACGGGTATAGGCTTACAAAACATTAC
- a CDS encoding pirin family protein, with amino-acid sequence MRVIKAIHTAISAPIDDLVTYRAMPTHSVNHIDPFLFLNHHGPQVYSPNNHGLPFGPHPHRGFETLTFIITGDITHWDSGGHKSVITEGGIQWMTAGSGVIHSEVSSDEFMKNGGEVEVLQLWLNLPSSLKMTTPNYVGLQKDEIPHIVEDEGKVTVNLISGERNGIQGPVNSITGLTMASVEMKAGGKFTADVKESNNIFFYVMRGRLDVNGQTVTTHNLIEFTNKGTGIEVMATDDCMLLFGYGEPFNEPIVAYGPFVMNTEQEIRQAYADFQAGKMGTWR; translated from the coding sequence ATGAGAGTTATAAAAGCTATTCATACTGCCATTAGTGCCCCAATAGATGATTTGGTTACCTACCGTGCTATGCCTACGCATTCGGTAAACCACATCGACCCGTTTTTGTTTCTTAACCACCACGGGCCTCAGGTATATTCACCCAATAATCACGGTTTGCCCTTTGGGCCTCACCCGCACAGAGGGTTTGAAACGCTGACTTTTATTATTACGGGCGATATTACCCATTGGGATTCAGGCGGGCACAAAAGTGTAATTACTGAAGGCGGGATACAATGGATGACGGCCGGCAGCGGCGTGATACACTCAGAAGTTTCATCAGACGAGTTTATGAAAAACGGTGGCGAGGTTGAAGTTTTGCAGTTATGGCTTAATCTTCCGTCGTCGTTAAAAATGACTACTCCAAATTATGTGGGGTTGCAAAAGGACGAGATACCACACATTGTAGAAGACGAGGGGAAAGTAACCGTGAACTTGATTTCGGGCGAGCGGAACGGTATTCAAGGTCCTGTAAACTCAATAACCGGTTTAACAATGGCAAGTGTTGAAATGAAGGCCGGCGGAAAGTTTACCGCAGATGTGAAAGAGAGTAATAATATATTTTTCTACGTGATGCGCGGTAGGCTTGATGTTAATGGACAAACGGTTACTACCCATAATTTAATAGAGTTTACAAACAAGGGTACAGGTATAGAGGTAATGGCTACTGACGATTGTATGCTGTTGTTTGGGTATGGCGAGCCGTTTAATGAACCTATTGTTGCTTATGGCCCGTTTGTAATGAATACCGAACAAGAAATACGGCAGGCATACGCTGATTTTCAGGCGGGTAAGATGGGTACTTGGCGGTAA
- a CDS encoding cupin domain-containing protein — translation MDNAMDSNKYNIHLDVKFDHQERIDLPEFIKNEVNHHWFNQTLTKVNDSVVRVGVFEEGDFHWHKHDNDDEFFFVLEGMLAIDLEDKTIELLPLQGTTITKGVMHRPRAIGPKTVVLMVETASIVPTGD, via the coding sequence ATGGACAATGCAATGGACAGCAACAAATACAACATACACCTTGATGTAAAATTTGACCACCAAGAGCGGATAGATTTACCTGAGTTTATAAAAAACGAAGTAAATCACCATTGGTTTAACCAAACGCTTACCAAGGTAAACGATAGTGTTGTACGTGTGGGTGTATTTGAAGAGGGCGATTTCCATTGGCACAAACATGATAACGATGATGAATTCTTTTTTGTGCTGGAGGGTATGCTGGCCATTGACCTTGAAGACAAAACCATAGAGCTGCTCCCCTTGCAAGGCACTACTATAACCAAAGGGGTAATGCATCGTCCGCGTGCTATTGGCCCCAAAACAGTAGTTTTAATGGTTGAAACTGCTTCAATAGTACCAACAGGAGATTAA